The following proteins come from a genomic window of Candidatus Cloacimonadota bacterium:
- a CDS encoding T9SS type A sorting domain-containing protein, which yields MKKQNYVSFLFLMFVFCTVTIYADTLFVDGNASGSNNGSDWANAYTSLQDALDNAVSGDEIWVAEGTYYPTQEADGTTNETRKYCFVMVEGVSIYGGFAGTESAVSERTDYSFGGANETILSGDHNGDDVIIGAGSTLSISNNSENSYHVFYHPAGTTVTNTALLDGFTITGGNANGSSNPWNDGAGIYNSDGQNPAINNCYFIGNVAGDNGGAIQNVENASPISITNCVFKQNKAGDSGGGITFLRGLGTVTNCFFSGNKATNDFGGAVYVWDSPANVDLINSTMTENNARSGGAIHIDDHAEGTIINCIAYGNTITTGEGPQVRVYNNSTANISYTDIEGGIGTGATANSTSTINDNGNNIDSDPLFVGSTLNPQYPYAILRTSPCADAGDNTANSETYDIRGSGFERKLNKTDGSSGIIDIGAYEYNFYEDLFDQDIIFVNDDAAGNNSGINWRHAYTSFQTALEAASSGKQIWVAKGTYKPSQETDGTTDTPAEFAFQMVDGVEIYGGFSGTEADISARIDYKIGGANETILSGDLNGDDLVTGSGSNLTFSNIADNTYQVFQHPNDYVLSSSTILDGFTVKGAHNTNLYGGGIMLRSAAEPSIQNCVFTENYAKYGGGVGSYRGVINISNCVFTKNEATSHGGGIYNNSSTSLEPASISNSEFFGNKTGQGGGIYNYNGGEAQIENCLLYENYAIKGGGITIVVSQASIINTTITDNVASYIGGGLHAYLTSDGSYTLKNAIIWNNTAGSSGAEIKNEREFSFTISYSDIKESGASGGSWDSNIGVDGGNNIDFEPYFVGTTENPDHPYSIFGNSPCVDAGDNTAISETYDIRGSAFDRKLNGTDGSAGTIDMGAYEYKYGTDPVAPSLLYVYENASGGNSGISWTDAFTSFQDALDIAVSGGEIWVAAGTYKPSKEIDGTTDTPREFTFQMINGVEIYGGFAGTETAISQRTDYGVGGANETILSGDKNSGDVVSGSGSTLSITNNTENCSNVFYHPNGTNLDATAVLDGFTITGGYADLSGYRSFGAGMFNYSASPTISKCTFTGNATVSGSYGGAIYNLASSPVISNCTFAYNSSRYGGALFNSNSSSPIITYSNFIGNYASYDGGGIKNDGSSPTIKGCYFSDNYAGQGGGINNQGLSEIINCLFINNSAGYYGGGVLINGASATLTNCTISGNSASSGGGLYVVNSAQPQIKNTILWNNTASSGSDVALVNNGLPTFSYCDIAGSGGSSSWNSDFGTDGGNNIDSDPYFVGTTENPDHPYSIAIISPCCDTGNNDFNSEIFDIRGTGFPRKLDKNTGESGTIDMGTYEYQDGDDPPLPVTLSSFTGSIENGYLTLNWTTESELENLGWNIYRSEDENGLENNSLKLNETLIPGMGTVSIPTEYSYIDELPAQNLGIHYYWIESVSYSGELEIYGLVSIDLSNSNLVPNAPAKSFVEKNYPNPFNPTTKIDFGIKTGEIGKLTIYNILGQKVESHRFEEGYHTFNWNASKYASGVYFYRLQTLSYHKTIRMLMLK from the coding sequence ATGAAAAAACAAAATTATGTTTCGTTTCTATTTTTAATGTTCGTATTCTGCACTGTTACCATCTATGCAGATACACTATTTGTTGATGGTAACGCATCAGGCAGCAACAACGGCAGCGATTGGGCGAATGCTTACACGTCACTACAGGATGCCCTTGACAATGCTGTTTCCGGAGATGAAATCTGGGTAGCTGAAGGAACCTATTATCCCACTCAGGAAGCTGATGGCACCACCAATGAAACCCGGAAATACTGCTTTGTAATGGTTGAAGGTGTTTCAATTTACGGCGGTTTTGCCGGAACAGAATCTGCAGTTTCCGAAAGGACGGATTATAGCTTTGGCGGAGCTAATGAAACCATACTTAGCGGCGATCACAATGGTGATGATGTTATAATCGGTGCAGGCTCCACATTGTCTATTTCCAATAACAGTGAAAACAGTTACCACGTGTTTTATCATCCAGCAGGTACTACTGTTACAAACACTGCGTTATTGGACGGCTTTACTATTACAGGCGGTAATGCTAATGGTAGTAGCAATCCCTGGAACGACGGTGCAGGAATTTATAACAGCGACGGACAAAATCCGGCCATCAATAATTGTTATTTTATCGGAAATGTGGCCGGCGATAATGGCGGGGCTATTCAAAATGTTGAAAACGCAAGCCCGATAAGCATAACGAATTGTGTATTTAAACAAAACAAAGCCGGTGATTCAGGCGGAGGAATCACATTCTTAAGAGGACTTGGCACAGTAACAAACTGTTTTTTTAGTGGAAACAAAGCAACGAATGATTTTGGAGGAGCCGTTTATGTGTGGGATTCTCCAGCAAATGTTGATTTAATTAATTCAACAATGACCGAAAACAATGCCAGATCAGGAGGTGCGATTCATATTGATGATCATGCAGAAGGAACTATTATCAACTGTATTGCTTACGGAAACACAATAACAACCGGAGAGGGCCCTCAAGTCAGGGTTTACAATAATTCTACAGCAAATATAAGCTATACAGATATTGAGGGTGGAATTGGAACAGGTGCTACCGCTAACTCCACTTCAACCATTAATGACAACGGGAACAATATAGATTCCGATCCGCTTTTTGTGGGTAGTACTTTAAATCCCCAATACCCTTATGCAATTCTCCGCACATCTCCTTGTGCCGACGCCGGTGATAATACCGCCAACAGCGAAACCTATGATATAAGAGGCAGCGGCTTTGAGCGCAAGCTTAATAAAACAGACGGAAGTTCCGGAATCATAGACATAGGTGCTTACGAATATAATTTTTACGAGGATCTTTTTGATCAGGATATAATATTTGTGAACGATGATGCTGCCGGAAATAACAGCGGAATAAACTGGAGACACGCTTATACATCTTTCCAAACGGCTTTGGAAGCCGCGTCCTCCGGTAAACAGATTTGGGTTGCAAAAGGGACTTACAAGCCCAGCCAGGAAACGGACGGGACGACAGACACTCCTGCAGAATTTGCTTTCCAAATGGTTGATGGAGTTGAAATTTATGGCGGATTTTCCGGGACAGAAGCAGATATTTCTGCCAGGATTGATTATAAAATAGGTGGTGCCAATGAAACTATTTTAAGCGGTGATTTGAACGGAGATGACCTCGTTACCGGCAGTGGCTCTAATTTAACTTTCTCTAATATAGCTGATAACACTTATCAGGTTTTTCAACACCCCAATGATTATGTGCTTTCAAGCAGCACTATTCTGGATGGATTTACCGTAAAAGGCGCGCATAATACTAACCTTTATGGTGGTGGAATAATGCTTCGCTCAGCTGCTGAACCAAGTATTCAAAACTGTGTTTTTACTGAAAACTATGCTAAATACGGAGGCGGAGTTGGAAGTTACCGTGGTGTCATAAATATTTCAAATTGTGTTTTTACTAAAAATGAAGCCACCTCTCACGGTGGTGGAATCTATAATAATAGCAGCACATCTCTTGAACCAGCCAGTATTTCTAATTCCGAATTTTTTGGCAACAAAACTGGTCAAGGGGGAGGTATATACAATTATAATGGTGGTGAAGCTCAGATTGAGAACTGTCTGTTGTATGAAAATTACGCTATCAAAGGTGGTGGTATCACAATTGTAGTATCTCAAGCCAGCATAATTAATACTACAATTACTGATAATGTAGCGAGTTATATCGGGGGAGGTCTTCATGCTTATTTAACCAGTGATGGCTCATATACGCTAAAGAACGCAATTATTTGGAATAATACAGCCGGTTCTTCTGGTGCTGAGATAAAAAATGAACGAGAGTTTTCTTTTACTATTTCTTACAGCGACATCAAAGAAAGCGGTGCCAGCGGAGGAAGCTGGGATTCGAATATTGGTGTTGATGGTGGTAACAATATAGATTTCGAACCCTATTTTGTGGGAACAACAGAAAATCCCGACCATCCGTATTCCATTTTTGGCAACTCACCCTGTGTGGATGCCGGCGATAACACAGCAATTTCAGAAACTTATGATATCCGCGGAAGTGCTTTTGACAGAAAACTCAACGGAACGGACGGCAGCGCAGGAACCATTGATATGGGAGCCTACGAATACAAATACGGAACAGACCCCGTAGCACCGTCTTTATTGTATGTTTATGAGAATGCAAGTGGAGGTAATAGTGGAATAAGCTGGACAGATGCCTTTACATCATTTCAGGATGCCCTGGACATTGCTGTTTCGGGAGGTGAGATTTGGGTGGCAGCCGGAACCTATAAGCCGAGTAAGGAAATAGACGGTACAACGGACACCCCCCGTGAATTTACATTCCAGATGATTAATGGCGTGGAAATTTACGGTGGATTTGCCGGCACGGAAACTGCAATTTCTCAACGAACAGATTATGGTGTCGGCGGTGCCAATGAAACAATTTTGAGTGGAGATAAAAATAGTGGTGATGTAGTAAGTGGCAGTGGTTCAACATTATCCATTACCAATAATACCGAAAATTGCTCCAATGTTTTTTATCACCCAAATGGAACAAATTTAGACGCTACCGCAGTTCTTGACGGTTTTACAATTACCGGAGGGTATGCTGATCTTTCCGGGTACCGCTCTTTTGGGGCAGGGATGTTCAATTATAGCGCTTCACCAACCATTAGTAAGTGTACGTTTACAGGAAATGCCACAGTGTCTGGCAGCTATGGAGGTGCGATCTACAATTTAGCATCTTCACCAGTTATAAGCAATTGTACTTTTGCCTATAATAGTTCAAGGTATGGAGGTGCATTGTTTAATAGTAATTCTTCTTCTCCCATCATTACTTATTCCAATTTCATTGGAAATTATGCTTCGTATGATGGAGGAGGTATAAAAAATGATGGGTCTTCTCCCACCATTAAGGGCTGTTATTTCTCTGACAATTATGCCGGTCAAGGTGGCGGGATAAATAACCAAGGTCTTTCCGAAATTATTAATTGCTTGTTCATTAATAATTCTGCTGGATATTATGGTGGAGGAGTCTTAATTAACGGAGCATCTGCCACTTTAACCAATTGCACGATTTCTGGTAATTCCGCATCCTCGGGTGGAGGATTATATGTGGTCAATAGTGCTCAACCGCAAATTAAAAATACCATATTGTGGAACAATACAGCGAGTTCAGGAAGTGATGTGGCTCTTGTAAACAATGGTTTACCAACATTTTCGTATTGCGATATTGCCGGAAGCGGTGGAAGTAGTAGTTGGAATTCTGATTTTGGAACCGATGGTGGAAACAATATAGATTCCGATCCCTATTTTGTAGGAACAACAGAAAATCCTGATCATCCCTACAGTATTGCTATAATATCACCATGTTGTGATACAGGTAATAATGATTTTAATTCTGAGATTTTTGATATTCGTGGCACTGGTTTTCCCAGGAAACTTGATAAAAACACAGGTGAATCTGGTACAATAGACATGGGTACATATGAATATCAGGATGGTGATGATCCACCGCTTCCAGTAACTCTATCATCATTCACCGGAAGCATAGAAAACGGATATCTAACTCTTAATTGGACTACAGAATCTGAACTGGAAAATCTGGGTTGGAATATCTATCGCAGTGAAGATGAAAACGGCTTGGAAAACAATTCACTCAAACTCAATGAGACACTTATCCCCGGTATGGGGACAGTTTCAATTCCAACTGAATACAGTTATATTGATGAACTTCCGGCACAAAATCTGGGAATACATTATTACTGGATTGAGAGCGTAAGTTATAGTGGAGAATTGGAAATTTATGGTCTGGTTTCCATTGATCTGAGCAATTCAAATCTTGTTCCGAATGCTCCAGCTAAAAGCTTTGTAGAAAAGAATTACCCGAATCCATTCAATCCAACCACGAAAATTGATTTTGGAATAAAAACTGGAGAAATTGGTAAACTAACGATCTACAATATATTAGGTCAAAAAGTTGAAAGTCATAGATTTGAAGAAGGTTATCACACATTTAACTGGAATGCATCAAAATACGCATCAGGAGTATATTTCTATAGATTGCAGACACTTTCTTATCACAAAACTATTAGAATGCTGATGTTGAAATAA